A single region of the Streptomyces sp. AM 4-1-1 genome encodes:
- a CDS encoding glycosyltransferase family 4 protein produces MHISFLLHNAYGIGGTIRTTFNLAGTLAEHHDVEIVSVFRHRDDPALGAPAGVRMSHLVDLRKKSPTYDGDRPEHARAASVFPGGDTRYKQYSVLTDARIAAHLRSLEADVVVGTRPGLNVHISRQTRRGPVRVGQEHLTLDSHGYRLRREIGYRYGLLDALTTVTEADARDYRTRLRLPGVRVESIANSVPAPAAAPADGTEKWVVAAGRLHKVKRYDLLVRAFAEVVEVRPDWRLRVYGGGDASGNERRALDALVSRLGLDDHVFLMGSVHPMEAEWPKGSVAAVTSDRESFGMTIVEAMRCGLPVVATDCPHGPREIIDDGVDGVLVPTGDQHAVAKALLSLIDDDGLRLRLGRAALTAAERFDPARIAERHERLFTELAGPGPNAARGHSLGALGTAFHRARGDVLDGAYALRHKAADVIRARRAG; encoded by the coding sequence ATGCACATTTCATTTCTGCTCCACAACGCGTACGGCATCGGCGGCACGATCCGCACGACCTTCAACCTCGCCGGGACGCTGGCCGAACACCACGACGTCGAGATCGTGTCGGTCTTCCGGCACCGTGACGACCCCGCGCTCGGCGCCCCCGCCGGGGTCCGGATGAGCCATCTCGTGGACCTGCGGAAGAAGAGCCCCACGTACGACGGCGACCGCCCGGAGCATGCCAGGGCGGCCTCGGTGTTCCCGGGCGGCGACACCAGGTACAAGCAGTACAGCGTGCTCACCGACGCCCGGATCGCCGCTCATCTGCGGTCCCTGGAGGCGGACGTGGTCGTCGGGACCCGTCCCGGCCTCAACGTGCACATCAGCAGACAGACCAGGCGGGGCCCGGTCCGGGTCGGTCAGGAGCACCTGACCCTCGACAGCCACGGCTACCGGCTGCGCCGCGAGATCGGGTACCGCTACGGGCTGCTCGACGCGCTTACCACCGTCACCGAGGCGGACGCCCGGGACTACCGGACCCGGCTGAGGCTGCCGGGCGTGCGCGTCGAGTCCATCGCGAACAGCGTGCCCGCCCCGGCCGCCGCGCCAGCGGACGGGACGGAGAAGTGGGTCGTCGCCGCGGGCCGGCTCCACAAGGTCAAGCGGTACGACCTGCTCGTACGGGCCTTCGCCGAGGTCGTCGAGGTCCGCCCGGACTGGCGGCTGCGCGTCTACGGCGGCGGTGACGCGTCCGGAAACGAGCGGCGGGCGCTGGACGCCCTTGTCTCCCGGCTCGGACTCGACGACCACGTCTTCCTGATGGGTTCGGTCCATCCGATGGAGGCGGAGTGGCCCAAGGGGTCCGTCGCCGCGGTGACCTCGGACCGGGAGTCCTTCGGCATGACCATCGTCGAGGCGATGCGCTGCGGACTGCCGGTCGTCGCCACCGACTGTCCGCACGGCCCCCGCGAGATCATCGACGACGGCGTCGACGGCGTGCTGGTGCCCACCGGGGACCAGCACGCCGTCGCGAAGGCGCTGCTCAGCCTCATCGACGACGACGGACTGCGGCTGCGGCTGGGGCGGGCCGCGCTCACCGCGGCGGAGCGGTTCGACCCGGCCCGGATCGCCGAACGGCACGAGAGGCTGTTCACCGAACTGGCCGGCCCCGGACCGAACGCGGCGCGAGGCCACTCCCTCGGCGCCCTGGGCACCGCGTTCCACCGCGCCCGGGGAGACGTGCTGGACGGGGCGTACGCACTCCGTCACAAGGCCGCGGACGTGATCCGCGCGCGCAGGGCGGGCTGA